One Plasmodium coatneyi strain Hackeri chromosome 14, complete sequence genomic window carries:
- a CDS encoding KIR protein: MSETAPVAPAAAPPACSLGSITEWLTLNNSFYTNFEQYTVRSRGGDSGDVAQLKSQLPSTCSGCSKIIDDVGKIDHAYDYACRQNSPNGQSSSIGDSAPCRLFYYWFGHTYWSDLKNHALSKVVDKIYQTLGNSFSSERMKCEFKYEDDIDQTIFGHMKIIFEYYNDYKQLQGKLTTTSSTCAKEWSTYWTTLSTACKAMENICTEEGTSDHSSKQYCTDFNNTYAVHCNTANLHQEMEELITQTLPEAVRSATTTSSLSSIFGTLATIGAPFLLYKVSVQLHLPHYKSE; encoded by the exons ATGTCAGAAACAGCACCAGTAGCaccagcagcagcaccaccg GCGTGTTCCTTAGGTTCAATTACTGAGTGGTTAACCTTAAATAACTCATTCTATACAAATTTCGAGCAGTATACAGTGCGTTCCAGAGGCGGGGATAGTGGTGATGTTGCACAATTGAAGTCCCAATTACCGAGTACCTGTTCGGGTTGTTCAAAAATTATTGATGATGTTGGAAAAATCGACCACGCCTACGACTACGCGTGTCGGCAGAATAGTCCGAATGGACAATCTAGTTCCATAGGTGATAGTGCTCCTTGCCgcttgttttattattggttcgGACATACATACTGGTCTGATTTGAAGAACCATGCCTTGTCAAAAGTAGTGGataaaatttaccaaacGCTGGGAAATTCATTCAGTAGTGAAAGAATGAAGTGCGAATTTAAATATGAAGATGACATTGACCAAACCATTTTTGGTCATATGAAAATCATATTTGAATATTACAACGATTATAAGCAGTTACAGGGAAAACTAACTACGACTAGTTCCACCTGTGCAAAGGAATGGTCCACCTATTGGACCACCCTTTCCACAGCGTGTAAGGCCatggaaaatatatgcacagaAGAAGGGACTAGTGATCATAGCAGTAAGCAATATTGTACCGACTTTAATAATACCTATGCTGTACATTGTAATACAGCTAATCTCCAtcaagaaatggaagaactaATAACACAGACCCTCCCCGAAGCCGTTCGTTCCGCCACAACAacgtcttccctttcttccatctttgGCACCTTAGCAACCATAGGTGCccctttcttattatataaggtaagtgtACAATTACATTTACCACATTATAAAagtgaataa